The following proteins come from a genomic window of Microbacterium sp. JZ31:
- a CDS encoding S8 family peptidase: MVDSSQPENWTWRDRAAGSVPRGRTLDPTVEPVPGIQAFPTVYVPDRLLVSSDRKLREEHLRDLDEVAATFGWRIEPEDLRGRPLRGFDAEPQPLLPGVPGVTRVRVVAPGEAPDADSPLAPDAWRLLQRTRRLKKTRLEGVGLDHVLAIDPVGVNPFTRTNPFTRTNPFTRTNPFGADEYAEPGWGGRQPITRLGAAPARSAELKKGKRRPVVAVLDTGCGVHEWLPDDIVTRKLDLDGVPIGLTDAADPERFGDLYGQLDGEIDPVAGHGTFIAGVVRQIAPDADIVSVRLADALGLVEESLLIRTLSEVIELVRRHAVGQAGGMAIDVLNLSLGYYHETPEDGLYSRTLYELLRSARELGVAVVCSAGNDAIDRPSFPASLWPWPGADNGIAPDDLAEHTSVGALNPGAMSVALFSNVGPWVRAYALGAAVVSCMPAFEGGRQASSREDLYDRRRLTIAGEDYRGGFATWSGTSFAAPFVAGLIAAELGPQPLSAPTATADGGPVSRSRKATRAALQLVDRGDGSRV, from the coding sequence ATGGTCGACTCATCGCAGCCCGAGAACTGGACCTGGCGCGATCGCGCAGCCGGATCGGTGCCGAGGGGGCGCACGCTCGACCCGACCGTCGAGCCTGTGCCGGGCATCCAGGCGTTCCCCACCGTGTACGTGCCGGATCGTCTGCTGGTCTCGAGCGACCGGAAGCTCCGCGAGGAGCACCTCCGCGACCTCGACGAGGTCGCCGCGACGTTCGGCTGGCGCATCGAGCCCGAGGACCTGCGCGGCCGCCCTCTGCGCGGATTCGACGCAGAGCCGCAGCCGCTGCTGCCGGGCGTGCCGGGCGTCACCCGCGTGCGCGTCGTCGCCCCCGGCGAGGCGCCGGATGCCGACTCTCCGCTCGCACCCGATGCCTGGCGACTGCTGCAGCGCACGCGCCGGCTGAAGAAGACCAGGCTCGAGGGGGTGGGCCTGGATCACGTGCTGGCGATCGATCCGGTCGGCGTCAACCCGTTCACTCGGACCAACCCGTTCACGCGCACGAATCCCTTCACGCGCACGAACCCCTTCGGCGCCGATGAGTACGCCGAGCCGGGATGGGGTGGGCGTCAGCCGATCACGAGGCTCGGCGCCGCTCCGGCGCGCTCGGCGGAGCTCAAGAAGGGAAAGCGCCGCCCAGTGGTGGCTGTGCTGGACACCGGCTGTGGTGTGCATGAGTGGCTGCCGGATGACATCGTGACCCGAAAGCTCGATCTCGACGGCGTCCCGATCGGATTGACGGATGCGGCGGATCCCGAGCGGTTCGGCGATCTCTACGGGCAGCTCGACGGCGAGATCGATCCGGTCGCCGGCCATGGCACCTTCATCGCCGGAGTGGTCCGTCAGATCGCGCCCGACGCGGACATCGTGTCCGTCCGACTCGCCGACGCGCTCGGCCTCGTCGAGGAGAGCCTGCTGATCCGGACCCTCTCGGAGGTGATCGAACTTGTCCGTCGCCATGCCGTCGGCCAGGCCGGCGGCATGGCGATCGATGTGCTGAACCTGTCGCTGGGGTACTACCACGAGACGCCGGAGGATGGACTGTACTCGCGCACGCTCTACGAGCTGCTGCGCAGCGCGCGCGAGCTCGGGGTCGCGGTGGTCTGTTCTGCGGGCAATGACGCGATCGATCGACCGAGCTTCCCCGCGTCGCTCTGGCCATGGCCGGGCGCAGACAACGGGATTGCACCGGATGACTTGGCGGAGCACACCTCAGTGGGTGCGCTGAATCCAGGCGCGATGTCGGTCGCGCTGTTCTCCAACGTCGGCCCGTGGGTGCGCGCATACGCGCTCGGCGCCGCTGTCGTGAGCTGCATGCCCGCCTTCGAGGGCGGCCGTCAGGCCTCATCGCGGGAGGACCTCTACGATCGCCGTCGTCTGACGATCGCCGGCGAGGACTACCGCGGGGGATTCGCGACCTGGAGCGGCACGTCGTTCGCCGCGCCGTTCGTCGCAGGCCTGATCGCTGCGGAGCTGGGGCCGCAGCCCCTTTCGGCTCCTACGGCAACAGCAGACGGAGGGCCGGTCTCACGGTCACGGAAGGCGACCAGAGCCGCGCTTCAGCTCGTCGACCGCGGCGACGGATCTCGGGTGTGA
- a CDS encoding RNA polymerase sigma factor, whose product MPEAPGDEDTGDGRARWRLAADLFVRWRDTGQSRSLDDLVRLLSPVLWHVVRAYGLRRETAEDVVQATWLAFVRKHDSIQDPEAVSAWLTMTARREAWRASKVDTRADPTEDEALELRMPPSATAEDQAVGQLEAQRLWEAVGTLDERCRRLLRIVAFDDRPDYRRIANDLHMPIGSIGPTRQRCLGKLRARLDGPDGIERGRS is encoded by the coding sequence GTGCCAGAGGCACCCGGCGACGAAGACACCGGCGACGGACGCGCCCGCTGGCGGCTCGCGGCCGACCTGTTCGTGCGCTGGCGCGACACGGGCCAGAGCCGCTCGCTCGATGACCTCGTGCGCCTGCTGAGCCCCGTGCTGTGGCATGTCGTGCGCGCCTACGGGCTGCGACGCGAGACCGCCGAGGACGTGGTGCAGGCGACGTGGCTCGCGTTCGTGCGCAAGCACGATTCGATCCAGGATCCCGAGGCCGTATCGGCGTGGCTGACGATGACCGCCCGCCGGGAGGCGTGGCGCGCGTCGAAGGTCGACACGCGTGCCGACCCGACGGAGGACGAGGCGCTCGAGCTGCGCATGCCGCCGAGCGCGACGGCCGAGGACCAGGCCGTGGGTCAGCTCGAGGCGCAGCGCCTGTGGGAGGCGGTCGGGACACTCGACGAGCGGTGCCGACGGCTGCTGCGGATCGTGGCATTCGACGACCGACCGGACTACCGCCGGATCGCGAACGATCTCCACATGCCGATCGGAAGCATCGGACCCACCAGGCAGCGCTGCCTGGGCAAGCTGCGTGCACGGCTCGATGGCCCGGACGGGATCGAGCGAGGAAGATCATGA